A window of the Tropheryma whipplei str. Twist genome harbors these coding sequences:
- the trmD gene encoding tRNA (guanosine(37)-N1)-methyltransferase TrmD: MFVMRCDFVSIFPEYFDVLDISLIGKARRNGLLDLRVHNLREYSEAGRVDSSPYGGGPGMVMSAEPWARAIEHIATGESLVVFPSPSGQPYSHDLAQSLSSEMHIVFCCGRYEGIDNRIYEWTATRLRSSGISIGDYVLNGGEIAALAILEGFVRFIPGVLGNPESLVEESYQYNLLEYPVYTKPAVWRGLEVPDILLSGNHDLIREWRYKKQLEITQKTRPDLYSTHIYETDS; this comes from the coding sequence TTGTTTGTCATGCGTTGTGATTTTGTAAGTATATTTCCTGAATATTTTGATGTCTTAGATATATCTCTAATTGGGAAAGCTAGACGAAATGGACTGCTGGATTTAAGAGTCCATAACCTCAGGGAATATAGTGAAGCCGGTAGGGTTGATAGCTCGCCATATGGGGGCGGACCCGGTATGGTAATGAGTGCAGAGCCTTGGGCACGTGCAATAGAACACATTGCTACCGGAGAATCTCTAGTTGTTTTTCCATCACCCTCAGGACAACCATATTCCCACGATTTGGCCCAATCTCTATCGTCCGAGATGCATATAGTTTTTTGTTGCGGGAGATATGAGGGGATTGATAATAGGATTTACGAATGGACCGCTACTCGTTTACGGTCTTCTGGAATAAGTATTGGGGATTATGTACTAAATGGTGGCGAGATTGCCGCGCTGGCTATTCTTGAAGGTTTTGTTCGATTTATACCGGGTGTGTTGGGTAACCCAGAAAGCCTGGTAGAGGAGAGCTATCAGTATAACCTACTTGAATATCCGGTTTATACCAAGCCTGCGGTCTGGAGAGGTCTAGAGGTTCCCGACATTCTTTTGTCTGGCAATCATGATTTGATAAGAGAATGGAGGTATAAAAAACAATTGGAAATAACTCAAAAGACCAGACCTGATTTGTACTCGACGCACATATATGAAACTGATTCTTAA
- the rpsP gene encoding 30S ribosomal protein S16, with protein sequence MAVRIRLKRIGKVKRPFYRIVVADSRTKRDGKVIEQVGKYHPVQNPSFIEIDSPRAQYWLSVGAKPTQQALALLKLTGDWARFCGEENPVSRVEQPVSIEAGKSAPKSRRRSAPVAAGEATPTVSDRSDLPSVSDTPQDVPEDVRGQA encoded by the coding sequence GTGGCGGTCAGAATACGCCTGAAAAGAATAGGGAAGGTAAAGAGGCCTTTTTATCGTATTGTTGTGGCCGACTCGCGTACAAAACGTGATGGAAAAGTTATAGAACAGGTTGGCAAGTATCACCCTGTCCAGAACCCTTCCTTTATAGAGATAGACTCTCCCCGCGCGCAGTACTGGCTCTCGGTTGGTGCCAAACCAACCCAACAGGCTCTCGCACTCCTAAAGCTTACCGGCGACTGGGCGCGTTTTTGCGGTGAAGAAAACCCGGTCTCACGGGTTGAGCAGCCTGTGTCAATAGAGGCCGGAAAGTCGGCTCCCAAGTCGCGCCGCCGTTCTGCGCCAGTTGCAGCCGGTGAGGCGACGCCTACTGTATCAGACAGGTCTGATTTACCCTCCGTGAGCGATACACCCCAGGATGTCCCTGAAGATGTGAGAGGGCAGGCATGA
- the rimM gene encoding ribosome maturation factor RimM (Essential for efficient processing of 16S rRNA), translated as MLLRVGVLLRPYGLHGGLFVSVTTDLPDVRFAVSATLFCSRQLTDASDTCSVLTVRALQKKVGAVTARNRWVIFFEEVRDRTLASTLSGSLLLAEPIEDSRDSELWYDSHLVGMKVTLECRKELGRVVGVEHLPMQDLLVVETKAGSVLLPFVKSIVTSVSDGEIIVNPPGGMFVSQVDSAS; from the coding sequence GTGCTCCTTAGGGTTGGCGTCCTTCTTCGGCCCTATGGTTTGCATGGCGGTCTTTTTGTGTCTGTCACGACGGATTTGCCCGATGTGCGCTTTGCGGTTTCTGCGACCTTGTTTTGCTCCAGACAACTGACTGACGCAAGTGATACGTGCAGTGTTCTTACCGTGCGCGCTTTGCAGAAGAAGGTTGGTGCGGTGACTGCTAGAAATAGGTGGGTTATTTTTTTTGAAGAAGTACGGGATAGAACTCTGGCGTCAACATTATCCGGATCACTCCTTCTGGCTGAACCCATTGAAGATTCTCGCGATTCCGAGTTGTGGTATGACTCTCATTTGGTTGGGATGAAAGTTACCTTGGAGTGTCGCAAGGAGCTTGGGCGTGTTGTTGGTGTGGAGCATCTTCCAATGCAGGATCTTCTCGTCGTGGAGACAAAAGCCGGCAGCGTACTTCTTCCGTTTGTAAAATCAATAGTAACCTCTGTGTCAGATGGTGAGATAATAGTAAACCCACCTGGTGGAATGTTCGTTTCACAAGTAGATTCTGCCTCCTAA
- a CDS encoding KH domain-containing protein, whose translation MTGTAIEALVHLIRGIVLNPDDVRVEAFEDGVRVFVHPSDCGRVIGRQGNTVKALRTVARALNRGPFMLEIVSDEE comes from the coding sequence ATGACAGGAACAGCTATTGAGGCTCTCGTCCATTTGATTCGTGGGATTGTTCTAAATCCTGATGATGTTAGGGTTGAGGCTTTTGAGGATGGCGTGCGCGTTTTTGTGCATCCTTCTGACTGCGGTCGAGTTATCGGGCGGCAGGGGAATACAGTAAAGGCACTCAGGACAGTTGCCAGGGCACTAAATCGGGGTCCTTTCATGCTTGAAATAGTGTCCGACGAAGAATAG
- the rplS gene encoding 50S ribosomal protein L19, with the protein MHALDALDALSIKADIPDFSPGDTVRVYVNITEGDRSRVQVFQGVVIARRGFGVRQTFTVRKISFQVGVERIFPLHSPSINRIEVVTKGSVRRAKLYYIRKLRGKKAKVKQKREL; encoded by the coding sequence GTGCATGCTCTTGACGCTCTTGACGCTCTTTCGATAAAGGCTGATATTCCCGATTTTTCCCCCGGTGACACTGTTAGGGTCTATGTAAATATAACTGAGGGTGACAGATCTCGTGTTCAGGTTTTTCAAGGGGTAGTTATTGCCCGACGTGGTTTTGGCGTTCGTCAGACGTTTACTGTGCGTAAGATAAGCTTCCAGGTGGGTGTGGAGAGGATATTTCCCTTACATTCTCCTTCTATAAACCGGATAGAGGTTGTTACCAAGGGAAGTGTTCGCCGTGCGAAGCTGTACTACATTCGCAAGCTTAGGGGTAAAAAGGCAAAGGTCAAACAGAAGCGTGAACTGTGA